Proteins encoded in a region of the Haloglomus salinum genome:
- a CDS encoding class I adenylate-forming enzyme family protein, producing the protein MRDWLAHRTAATPGAAALRVAGGAAAADDGEDGDDGPATYRELDDRVEELAGRLSAMGVGVGTHLGVCLPTRPAFVELVHATMRLGAVLVPLHARSTAQELAERALQADCGLVCGDAATEATVVAAAEHAADAGTDLPVATIDTPREGATALADATPETYDLPAWSPGRRLCLLFTSGTTGDPKAVDLRMGNVLASATASAFRLGLDPADRWFDPLPMSHMGGLAPVYRSVCYGTAVALRGSDAPEQQDDGDGAAYGVGGFDPEAALDAMHETGATCTSLVPTMLSRLLDAGDLPDSLRFVLLGGAPASDELLERCAERDVPVAPTYGMTETASQIATARPSEARANPGTVGNPLFTTNVTVVDSGAAVEPGERGELVVSGPAVTPGYYRDSTATERAFGPHGFHTGDAGYRDEDGRIWVLNRLDDRLNPGGETVDPGEVVDTLRAFPSIADAAVVGLPDPEFGERVAALVVADGAVEARALERHCRERLAGYKLPRTVGVTDALPRTASDTVDREAVRARLQAPDADTTVFELGDGASTEAADAEGED; encoded by the coding sequence GTGCGCGACTGGTTGGCCCACCGGACGGCAGCAACACCGGGAGCGGCGGCGCTCCGCGTCGCCGGCGGTGCCGCGGCAGCCGACGACGGCGAGGACGGCGACGACGGGCCGGCCACCTACCGCGAACTGGACGACCGTGTCGAGGAACTCGCCGGGCGCCTCTCGGCGATGGGCGTCGGCGTGGGCACGCATCTCGGTGTCTGCCTCCCGACACGGCCGGCGTTCGTCGAACTCGTCCACGCGACGATGCGCCTGGGCGCCGTGCTGGTGCCGTTGCACGCCCGCTCGACCGCGCAGGAACTGGCGGAGCGAGCGCTGCAAGCCGACTGTGGACTCGTCTGCGGTGACGCGGCGACTGAGGCCACCGTCGTAGCGGCGGCCGAACACGCGGCCGACGCGGGGACGGACCTCCCCGTGGCCACCATCGACACGCCCCGCGAGGGCGCGACGGCGCTCGCCGACGCGACGCCGGAGACGTACGACCTCCCGGCGTGGTCACCCGGACGGCGCCTCTGCCTGCTGTTCACCTCCGGGACGACCGGCGACCCGAAGGCTGTCGACCTGCGGATGGGCAACGTCCTGGCGAGCGCCACCGCCTCGGCATTCCGGCTGGGGCTGGACCCGGCGGACCGCTGGTTCGACCCGCTCCCGATGAGCCACATGGGCGGGCTGGCCCCGGTGTACCGCTCGGTCTGCTACGGGACCGCGGTGGCGCTTCGAGGCTCCGACGCGCCGGAGCAGCAGGATGACGGGGACGGCGCGGCCTACGGCGTCGGTGGCTTCGACCCCGAGGCGGCGCTCGACGCGATGCACGAGACGGGCGCGACCTGTACGTCGCTGGTGCCGACGATGCTGTCGCGCCTGCTCGACGCCGGCGACCTCCCCGACTCGCTCCGGTTCGTTCTGCTCGGTGGTGCACCGGCGAGCGACGAGTTGCTGGAGCGGTGCGCCGAGCGCGACGTACCCGTCGCCCCCACCTACGGCATGACCGAGACGGCATCGCAGATCGCGACGGCCCGCCCGTCGGAGGCGCGAGCCAACCCGGGGACCGTCGGGAACCCGCTGTTCACGACGAACGTGACCGTCGTCGACAGCGGCGCCGCCGTAGAACCCGGCGAACGGGGCGAGCTCGTTGTCAGCGGGCCCGCCGTGACGCCGGGCTACTACCGCGATTCGACGGCGACCGAGCGGGCGTTCGGACCCCACGGGTTCCACACGGGCGACGCCGGCTACCGCGACGAGGACGGCCGCATCTGGGTGCTCAACCGGCTCGATGACCGTCTCAATCCGGGCGGCGAGACGGTCGACCCCGGCGAGGTCGTCGACACACTCCGCGCGTTCCCGAGTATCGCCGACGCGGCGGTCGTCGGCCTCCCGGACCCGGAGTTCGGCGAGCGCGTGGCAGCGCTGGTCGTCGCTGACGGCGCTGTGGAGGCGAGGGCGCTCGAACGCCACTGCCGTGAGCGACTGGCCGGGTACAAGCTCCCGCGGACGGTCGGTGTCACCGACGCCCTCCCCCGGACGGCCTCGGATACCGTCGACCGCGAGGCGGTCCGCGCCCGCCTGCAGGCACCGGACGCCGACACCACCGTCTTCGAACTGGGCGATGGTGCCAGCACGGAGGCCGCCGATGCCGAGGGCGAGGACTGA
- a CDS encoding mandelate racemase/muconate lactonizing enzyme family protein, which yields MDIHPFALALARPLGTARGDITEREGFVVRLSVDGTTGVGEAAPLPDWTESLAACEAALERVAESEAETEPTALPTHETLADAPAARHAVASAVLDARAHAAGEPLARTLVDEAGNGAAPCASVPVNATVGDGGPEATAAAVASAVADGFGTVKLKVGARSVAADIERIAAVRDRCPDITLRADANGSWDLRAAERALEAFADHGVAYVEQPLPADPTPESGTRRDLRAHAELRGLGVGIALDESLAVGGEPVAAALDAAAADALVLKPMALGGPDRAVAAAHAARNAGVQPVLTTTIDGALARATAVHAAAAVPDVSACGLATGDRLECDLLDADPAPVADGRVRVPDGPGVAGATRWHQGRTDRV from the coding sequence ATGGATATCCACCCGTTCGCGCTCGCGCTCGCGCGACCACTCGGCACCGCCCGCGGCGACATCACCGAACGTGAGGGGTTCGTCGTCCGGCTCTCGGTCGACGGGACGACCGGCGTCGGCGAGGCGGCGCCGCTCCCGGACTGGACGGAGTCGCTCGCCGCGTGCGAGGCGGCACTGGAACGGGTCGCCGAGTCGGAGGCAGAGACCGAGCCGACGGCCCTGCCGACCCACGAGACGCTCGCCGACGCCCCGGCCGCCCGACACGCAGTCGCGAGCGCGGTGCTGGACGCACGGGCGCACGCGGCGGGGGAGCCGCTGGCCCGGACGCTGGTCGACGAAGCGGGCAATGGGGCCGCGCCGTGCGCGTCCGTGCCGGTGAACGCGACCGTCGGGGACGGAGGGCCCGAAGCGACCGCCGCCGCGGTTGCATCGGCCGTCGCCGACGGCTTCGGAACGGTGAAACTGAAGGTCGGTGCGCGGTCCGTCGCGGCCGACATCGAGCGCATCGCGGCTGTTCGGGACCGCTGTCCGGATATCACCCTCCGAGCGGACGCCAACGGTTCGTGGGACCTGAGGGCCGCCGAACGCGCGCTCGAAGCGTTCGCCGACCACGGCGTGGCCTACGTGGAGCAGCCACTCCCGGCCGACCCGACCCCGGAGTCGGGCACCCGACGCGACCTGCGAGCCCACGCCGAACTCCGGGGACTGGGCGTCGGCATCGCGCTGGACGAGTCGCTGGCGGTCGGCGGGGAACCGGTCGCGGCGGCACTGGACGCGGCCGCGGCGGACGCGCTCGTGCTGAAGCCGATGGCGCTGGGCGGGCCCGACCGTGCCGTGGCCGCCGCCCACGCGGCCCGGAACGCCGGCGTCCAGCCGGTCCTCACGACGACTATCGACGGGGCGCTGGCGCGCGCGACCGCCGTCCACGCGGCCGCTGCGGTACCCGACGTGTCGGCCTGCGGGCTCGCGACCGGCGACCGGCTGGAGTGCGACCTGCTCGACGCGGACCCGGCCCCCGTCGCCGACGGGCGGGTACGAGTCCCGGACGGCCCCGGCGTGGCAGGGGCGACGCGATGGCACCAGGGAAGAACCGACCGGGTGTGA
- a CDS encoding 1,4-dihydroxy-2-naphthoate polyprenyltransferase, whose product MSTEVESGGGSDEPADISKREAWVMAARPQTLPAGAAPVIVGTGLALRLGEFAVLPALGALVGALLLQVGTNFANDYYDAVKGADTEEREGFTRVTAGGLIPAAQVKRAMYGTFGLAILLGTYLVYVGGPVIVVVGLSSVAAGILYTGGPYPYGYRGLGEFFVFLYFGLVAVTGTYYVQAVASVAGIPPFDAPLSVVPLAAVVAALPAAGLSSAILVINNVRDRETDAEAGKQTLTVLLGYRFSRVEFCALVGMAYVIPAVFAATGWGLSALLPLATLSGALDIGETVLERTDGAALNPALEKTGKLLAAHSVLFAIGLALPRFL is encoded by the coding sequence ATGAGTACCGAGGTCGAGAGCGGTGGCGGCTCCGACGAGCCGGCCGACATCTCGAAGCGCGAGGCGTGGGTGATGGCGGCCCGGCCACAGACCCTCCCGGCGGGCGCCGCACCCGTCATCGTCGGGACGGGTCTCGCGCTCCGACTGGGCGAGTTCGCCGTGCTGCCCGCGCTCGGCGCGCTCGTGGGGGCCCTGCTCCTGCAGGTCGGCACCAACTTCGCGAACGACTACTACGACGCGGTGAAGGGCGCCGACACGGAAGAGCGCGAGGGGTTCACCCGCGTCACCGCGGGCGGGCTCATCCCCGCCGCACAGGTCAAACGGGCGATGTACGGGACGTTCGGGCTGGCCATCCTCCTCGGGACGTACCTCGTCTACGTGGGTGGCCCGGTCATCGTCGTCGTCGGCCTCTCCTCGGTCGCGGCGGGCATCCTCTACACCGGCGGGCCGTACCCGTACGGCTACCGGGGGCTGGGCGAGTTCTTCGTCTTCCTGTACTTCGGCCTCGTCGCCGTGACGGGTACCTACTACGTGCAGGCGGTCGCCAGCGTCGCCGGCATCCCGCCGTTCGACGCGCCGCTGTCGGTCGTGCCGCTCGCCGCGGTGGTCGCCGCGCTCCCCGCCGCGGGGCTCTCCTCGGCCATCCTCGTCATCAACAACGTCCGCGACCGTGAGACGGACGCCGAAGCCGGCAAACAGACGTTGACCGTCCTGCTGGGCTACCGCTTCTCCCGCGTCGAGTTCTGTGCGCTCGTCGGGATGGCGTACGTGATTCCGGCCGTGTTCGCGGCCACCGGCTGGGGGCTGTCGGCGCTGCTCCCGCTGGCGACACTCTCCGGTGCCCTCGATATCGGCGAGACGGTACTCGAACGGACCGATGGCGCGGCGCTCAATCCGGCACTCGAGAAGACGGGGAAACTGCTGGCCGCCCACTCGGTCCTGTTCGCCATCGGGCTGGCGCTTCCGCGATTCCTGTGA
- a CDS encoding putative metal-binding motif-containing protein yields MGGDARRSSGSRTTRLWLAVATAMLMLLAGCTGLPSAGTTDDLTATATPSPTATATATPSPTATATATPSPTATATATPSPTATAGGNGAETPTRTLQSTPTPTRTTVTAATPTPRSTETRTTTTEAPGTPTPRDADADGYTAEEDCNDNDETVYPGAEEIRDGKDNDCDGEVDEGTTPTQTQTRTPRDADADGYTTEQDCNDNDETVHPGAEEVRDGKDNDCDGEVDEGTTPTQTQTRTAQDADADGYTTEQDCNDNDETVHPGAEEVRDGKDNDCDGEVDEDTTPTSTP; encoded by the coding sequence ATGGGGGGAGATGCCCGACGCTCATCCGGCAGCAGGACGACCCGTCTCTGGCTCGCAGTCGCAACCGCGATGCTGATGCTCCTCGCGGGCTGTACGGGCCTCCCGTCAGCGGGGACGACCGACGACCTGACTGCGACAGCCACACCGTCACCGACCGCAACTGCGACAGCCACACCGTCACCGACCGCAACTGCGACAGCCACACCGTCACCGACCGCAACTGCGACAGCCACACCGTCACCGACCGCAACTGCGGGGGGTAATGGTGCCGAAACGCCGACGCGGACACTGCAATCGACGCCCACACCCACACGGACGACCGTGACGGCAGCGACTCCGACACCACGGTCGACAGAGACTCGGACGACGACCACGGAGGCGCCCGGCACACCGACGCCACGGGACGCCGACGCGGACGGCTACACGGCCGAGGAGGACTGCAACGACAACGACGAGACGGTCTACCCTGGTGCCGAAGAAATCCGTGACGGGAAGGACAACGACTGCGATGGAGAGGTCGACGAGGGCACCACTCCGACGCAGACCCAGACTCGAACGCCACGGGACGCCGACGCGGACGGCTACACGACCGAGCAAGACTGCAACGACAACGACGAAACGGTCCATCCCGGCGCCGAGGAGGTCCGCGATGGGAAGGACAACGACTGCGATGGAGAGGTCGACGAGGGCACCACTCCGACGCAGACCCAGACTCGAACGGCACAGGATGCCGACGCGGACGGCTACACGACCGAGCAAGACTGCAACGACAACGACGAAACGGTCCATCCCGGCGCCGAGGAGGTCCGCGATGGGAAGGACAACGACTGCGATGGAGAGGTCGACGAGGATACCACACCGACGTCGACACCCTGA
- the hisF gene encoding imidazole glycerol phosphate synthase subunit HisF, with protein MTLTKRIIPCIDVDLDENGDAKVYTGVNFEDLQYTGDPVEMARAYNRAGADEFVFLDITASAEGRETMLDTVSAVADEVFIPLTVGGGIRTKADIVETLRAGADKVSINTGALDRPELITEGADSVGSQAIVISVDARRRYDEQGEHYEQIDGESCWFECTIKGGREGTGTDVISWAQEAEDRGAGELFVNSIDADGTKDGYDIPLTRAVCDAVSTPVIASSGCGGPEDAYEVFTEAGADAALAASIFHFDEFSIDEVKRYLDERGVPVRL; from the coding sequence ATGACCCTCACCAAACGCATCATCCCCTGCATCGACGTCGACCTGGACGAGAACGGCGACGCGAAGGTGTATACGGGGGTCAACTTCGAGGACCTGCAGTACACCGGCGACCCAGTGGAGATGGCACGGGCGTACAACCGCGCGGGCGCCGACGAGTTCGTCTTCCTCGACATCACGGCCAGTGCCGAGGGGCGCGAGACGATGCTGGACACCGTCTCCGCGGTCGCCGACGAGGTGTTCATCCCGTTGACGGTGGGCGGCGGCATCCGCACGAAGGCCGACATCGTAGAGACCCTGCGCGCGGGCGCCGACAAGGTCTCCATCAACACGGGCGCGCTCGACCGACCCGAACTCATCACCGAGGGGGCCGACTCGGTGGGGAGCCAGGCCATCGTCATCAGCGTCGACGCCCGCCGGCGCTACGACGAGCAGGGCGAGCACTACGAACAGATCGACGGGGAGTCCTGCTGGTTCGAGTGTACCATCAAGGGCGGCCGCGAGGGGACTGGAACCGACGTGATCTCCTGGGCCCAGGAGGCCGAGGACCGTGGCGCGGGCGAGCTGTTCGTCAATTCCATCGACGCCGACGGGACGAAGGACGGCTACGACATCCCGCTGACGCGGGCGGTCTGTGACGCCGTCTCCACACCCGTCATCGCCTCCTCGGGCTGTGGCGGCCCGGAGGACGCCTACGAGGTGTTCACCGAGGCCGGCGCGGATGCGGCCCTCGCGGCCAGCATCTTCCACTTCGACGAGTTCTCCATCGACGAGGTCAAGCGCTATCTCGACGAGCGCGGCGTGCCGGTCCGGCTCTGA
- a CDS encoding DNA-directed RNA polymerase subunit L, whose amino-acid sequence MDLRVIENEETELSIEIAGEDHTFMNVLKEALLETEGVAAATYDMNPEQSGGQTDPILTIKTEDDTAPLDALEAAAQNVRDKTTTFRDAFEAAAA is encoded by the coding sequence ATGGACCTGCGCGTCATCGAGAACGAGGAGACCGAACTCTCCATCGAGATCGCCGGTGAGGACCACACCTTCATGAACGTCCTCAAGGAGGCCCTGCTGGAGACGGAGGGCGTCGCCGCGGCGACCTACGACATGAACCCCGAACAGTCCGGTGGTCAGACCGACCCCATCCTCACCATCAAGACGGAGGACGACACGGCGCCGCTGGACGCGCTGGAGGCCGCCGCCCAGAACGTCAGGGACAAGACCACGACCTTCCGCGACGCGTTCGAGGCCGCCGCGGCGTAA
- a CDS encoding OsmC family protein produces the protein MADIESTTTNDSGFHSLSIVGEFELSIDATTEDGPSPNEVLVADYASCYTFAFRAGAQRNSYDDLGKIQTDASADLDDDDDLESISFDMHVEADLDDDEQAELKQLADDICHVHAALREGLHADVSIHPGADL, from the coding sequence ATGGCAGATATCGAGTCCACCACGACGAACGACTCCGGATTTCACAGCCTGAGTATTGTCGGCGAGTTCGAGCTGAGCATCGACGCCACGACCGAGGACGGACCCTCTCCGAACGAGGTGCTGGTAGCTGACTACGCCTCCTGTTACACCTTCGCGTTCCGGGCCGGCGCCCAGCGCAACTCATACGACGACCTCGGCAAGATCCAGACGGATGCCTCCGCCGACCTCGACGACGACGACGACCTCGAGTCGATCAGCTTCGACATGCACGTCGAGGCCGACCTCGACGACGACGAGCAGGCCGAGCTGAAGCAGCTCGCGGACGATATCTGCCACGTCCACGCCGCCCTCCGCGAGGGGCTCCACGCCGACGTGAGCATCCACCCCGGTGCCGACCTGTAA
- a CDS encoding translation initiation factor IF-2 subunit alpha — protein sequence MKFSGYPDPGELVVGRVDEIEDFGVFVDLEEYEDKRGLVHVSEVASGWIKNVRDHVGVDERVVCKVLEVDEDAQQIDLSIKDVNDHQRSDKIQEWKSEQKAEKWMELAFGEDMSDEQYSTVANALFAEFGSLYDGFEQAAIHGHEALESTDLSDEDADAIVETARENVSVPYVQVTGYVDLRAPGPAGVETVRKALEAAEGNGEVPDEIDLEVTYVGAPEYRIRVQAPNYKTAESELETAAERASEAIEAAGGTGEFHRERRTDEE from the coding sequence ATGAAATTCAGCGGCTATCCCGACCCCGGGGAACTCGTCGTCGGCCGGGTCGACGAGATCGAGGACTTCGGCGTGTTCGTCGACCTCGAGGAGTACGAGGACAAGCGTGGGCTCGTCCACGTCAGCGAGGTCGCCTCCGGCTGGATAAAGAACGTCCGCGACCACGTCGGCGTCGACGAGCGCGTCGTCTGCAAGGTGCTCGAGGTCGACGAGGACGCCCAGCAGATCGACCTCTCCATCAAGGACGTCAACGACCACCAGCGCTCGGACAAGATCCAGGAGTGGAAGTCCGAGCAGAAGGCCGAGAAGTGGATGGAGCTGGCCTTCGGCGAGGACATGAGCGACGAGCAGTACAGCACCGTCGCGAACGCGCTGTTCGCGGAGTTCGGCTCGCTGTACGACGGCTTCGAGCAGGCCGCCATCCACGGCCACGAGGCGCTCGAGTCGACCGACCTCTCCGACGAGGACGCCGACGCCATCGTCGAGACCGCCCGCGAGAACGTCTCGGTCCCGTACGTGCAGGTGACGGGCTACGTCGACCTGCGCGCGCCGGGACCGGCCGGCGTCGAGACCGTCCGGAAGGCCCTGGAGGCCGCGGAGGGCAACGGCGAGGTCCCCGACGAGATCGACCTCGAGGTCACGTACGTCGGCGCGCCCGAGTACCGCATCCGGGTACAGGCACCCAACTACAAGACCGCCGAGTCGGAGCTCGAGACTGCGGCGGAGCGCGCCAGCGAGGCCATCGAGGCCGCCGGCGGGACCGGCGAGTTCCACCGCGAGCGCCGGACCGACGAGGAGTAA
- a CDS encoding RNA-protein complex protein Nop10, whose protein sequence is MKSDIHVCSDWRDAHDRPVYTLGDECPECGAQAVNSAPAPFSPEDPNGEYRRRAKRRRGLLPAAEDDG, encoded by the coding sequence GTGAAATCCGACATCCACGTCTGTTCCGACTGGCGCGACGCCCACGACCGCCCGGTCTACACGCTCGGCGACGAGTGCCCCGAGTGTGGCGCCCAGGCGGTCAACAGCGCGCCGGCGCCGTTCAGTCCGGAGGACCCGAACGGGGAGTACCGGCGGCGCGCGAAGCGGCGGCGGGGGTTGTTGCCGGCGGCCGAGGACGACGGGTAA
- a CDS encoding A/G-specific adenine glycosylase, with amino-acid sequence MTDAGALPDELADGDAPALPDGPEAVEAVREALVEWYEADHRSFPWRETQDPYEILVSEVMSQQTQLDRVVEAWHDFLDEWPTVEALADADRADVVGFWTDHSLGYNNRAKYLHEAARQVVDGEVDGVDAGEFPRAPEGLQELMGVGPYTANAVASFAFNEGDAVVDTNVKRVLHRAFDTPDEDDTFERVARTLMPAGESRVWNNAIMELGGVACGKTPECDAAGCPWREWCHAYATNDFTAPDVPTQPEFEGSRRQMRGRVVRALQEHGELPIDRLGPRVRVDYAPDGEYGQDWLRGLIDDLVDDGLVEVAETDGEALVQLRR; translated from the coding sequence ATGACCGACGCCGGGGCCCTGCCCGACGAACTGGCGGACGGCGACGCACCTGCCCTCCCGGACGGCCCCGAGGCCGTCGAGGCAGTTCGCGAGGCGCTCGTCGAATGGTACGAGGCCGACCACCGGTCGTTCCCCTGGCGCGAGACCCAAGACCCCTACGAGATCCTCGTCTCGGAGGTGATGAGCCAGCAGACACAGCTCGACCGCGTGGTCGAGGCGTGGCACGACTTCCTCGACGAGTGGCCGACCGTGGAGGCACTCGCCGATGCCGACCGCGCCGACGTGGTCGGCTTCTGGACCGACCACTCGCTGGGCTACAACAATCGCGCGAAGTACCTCCACGAGGCCGCCCGACAGGTCGTGGACGGCGAGGTGGACGGCGTCGATGCGGGCGAGTTCCCCCGGGCGCCCGAGGGCCTGCAAGAGCTGATGGGCGTCGGCCCGTACACCGCGAACGCGGTCGCCTCGTTCGCGTTCAACGAGGGAGATGCGGTGGTCGATACGAACGTCAAGCGCGTGCTCCATCGAGCGTTCGATACCCCGGACGAGGACGACACCTTCGAGCGGGTCGCCCGGACGCTCATGCCTGCCGGCGAGTCCCGGGTCTGGAACAACGCCATCATGGAACTGGGCGGGGTCGCCTGCGGGAAGACCCCGGAGTGTGACGCGGCGGGCTGCCCATGGCGTGAGTGGTGCCACGCCTACGCGACCAACGACTTCACGGCGCCGGACGTGCCGACCCAGCCGGAGTTCGAGGGGTCGCGTCGGCAGATGCGGGGGCGCGTGGTGCGCGCGCTACAGGAACACGGGGAGCTGCCGATCGACCGGCTCGGGCCACGGGTGCGCGTCGACTACGCGCCCGACGGGGAATACGGCCAGGACTGGCTCCGGGGGCTCATCGACGACCTCGTCGACGACGGGCTGGTCGAGGTCGCGGAAACCGACGGGGAGGCTCTCGTGCAGCTCCGCCGGTGA
- the tenA gene encoding thiaminase II, whose translation MGFTDELEPLHDEVVTAIVEHPMVTGIGDGTLDLEPFRRWVRQDYVYLVEYNRVFALGAAKAPDLARMGRFAELLHETLHTEMDLHRSYAAEFGITEAELEATDPTPTTRGYTDFLVRVAALGTFGDLVAALLPCMWGFNETAERLATDGLPDEERYAEWIRTYTSDEFADLADWCRELLDEVAAGAPDRTRERYRDLFYTSVRYEYRFWDAAYRDEGWGV comes from the coding sequence ATGGGATTCACGGACGAACTCGAACCCCTCCACGACGAGGTCGTCACCGCCATCGTCGAGCACCCGATGGTCACGGGAATCGGTGACGGGACACTCGATCTCGAGCCGTTCCGGCGCTGGGTGCGGCAGGACTACGTCTACCTCGTCGAGTACAACCGCGTGTTCGCGCTCGGCGCCGCGAAGGCCCCCGACCTCGCCCGGATGGGTCGGTTCGCGGAGCTGCTCCACGAGACGCTCCACACGGAGATGGACCTCCACCGGTCGTACGCCGCCGAGTTCGGCATCACGGAGGCGGAACTGGAGGCCACCGACCCCACGCCCACGACCCGCGGGTACACGGATTTCCTCGTCCGGGTCGCCGCGCTGGGGACGTTCGGTGACCTCGTCGCCGCGCTGCTCCCGTGCATGTGGGGGTTCAACGAGACGGCCGAGCGCCTCGCCACCGACGGCCTCCCCGACGAGGAGCGCTACGCCGAGTGGATTCGCACGTACACCAGCGACGAGTTCGCCGACCTCGCGGACTGGTGCCGGGAACTGCTCGACGAGGTCGCTGCGGGCGCGCCCGACCGTACTCGCGAGCGCTACCGTGACCTCTTCTACACGTCGGTGCGCTACGAGTACCGTTTCTGGGACGCCGCGTATCGCGACGAGGGGTGGGGCGTATGA
- a CDS encoding TenA family protein codes for MSTPSAANVPASFAESDFDRYTAWLRARTGPNWFAATEHRFVTELAAGELDDAIFRRYLVQDYAFVDALTSLVGHAAGHAPTVETRVELADFLTTVGTDEDEFFRRSFDALDVPDADRTDPDLWAVTRAFQDLLGRAARAGYAESLAVLVPVEWVYLEWATAAAEEPRPDRFYLDEWIDLHAVPAFREFVGWIREELDDVGPALSPRRTQRVDRLFRRAVELEVAFFDGAYQPD; via the coding sequence ATGAGCACTCCCAGCGCCGCGAACGTCCCGGCCAGTTTCGCCGAGAGCGACTTCGACCGGTACACGGCGTGGCTCCGCGCACGGACAGGCCCGAACTGGTTCGCCGCGACCGAGCACCGGTTCGTCACTGAACTCGCCGCGGGCGAACTGGACGACGCCATCTTCCGTCGCTATCTGGTGCAGGACTACGCCTTCGTCGACGCGCTCACGTCGCTGGTCGGCCACGCCGCCGGGCACGCCCCGACCGTCGAGACACGCGTGGAACTGGCCGACTTCCTCACGACGGTGGGGACCGACGAGGACGAGTTCTTCCGGCGCTCGTTCGACGCGCTGGACGTGCCCGATGCCGACCGGACCGACCCGGACCTGTGGGCCGTCACCCGCGCGTTCCAGGACCTGCTCGGCCGCGCGGCCCGCGCGGGCTACGCCGAGTCGCTGGCCGTCCTCGTTCCCGTCGAGTGGGTGTATCTGGAGTGGGCGACCGCAGCAGCCGAGGAGCCCCGCCCCGACCGCTTCTACCTCGACGAGTGGATCGACCTGCACGCCGTCCCCGCGTTCCGCGAGTTCGTCGGGTGGATTCGTGAGGAACTGGACGATGTGGGTCCGGCGCTGTCCCCCCGTCGAACGCAGCGCGTCGACCGACTGTTCCGCCGAGCGGTGGAGCTGGAGGTGGCCTTCTTCGACGGCGCGTATCAGCCCGACTAG
- the tbsP gene encoding transcriptional regulator TbsP, which translates to MDANLLENSIAEVLSEALDNVDESVFVVNPASETVEELVDVLSPDGGPTVRLLADESVLKAVLDDFIVASRAADLVEAGRLELRTYQNGDNTLLVTQDSVAALVAGGGRVAALATDDGEFIEGAYEEYADAWEAAEPHNLRTPAISRVRETLRESLGPDSADDFDAILATLETARGDGEGLDEVTISLLVAAKNRELLYDVSKWGEDIGIASKATFSRTKTKLEENDLIDTEKVPIDVGRPRLRLLLGDEELQDADIEELVSATHSALAAA; encoded by the coding sequence ATGGATGCTAATCTACTCGAGAACAGTATCGCCGAGGTACTCTCGGAAGCACTAGACAACGTCGACGAGTCGGTCTTCGTCGTGAATCCGGCCTCGGAGACCGTCGAAGAACTCGTCGACGTGCTCTCGCCCGACGGTGGGCCGACGGTCCGCCTCCTCGCGGACGAGAGCGTGCTGAAGGCCGTGCTGGACGACTTCATCGTCGCCAGTCGTGCCGCCGACCTCGTCGAGGCCGGACGCCTCGAGCTCCGGACGTACCAGAACGGGGATAACACGCTTCTCGTGACCCAGGACTCCGTCGCAGCACTCGTCGCCGGTGGCGGCCGGGTCGCCGCGCTCGCGACCGACGACGGGGAGTTCATCGAGGGCGCGTACGAGGAGTACGCCGACGCGTGGGAGGCGGCCGAACCGCACAACCTCCGGACCCCCGCCATCTCCCGCGTCCGCGAGACGCTACGCGAATCGCTGGGGCCGGATTCGGCCGACGACTTCGACGCTATCCTCGCGACGCTGGAGACCGCCCGCGGCGACGGCGAGGGGCTGGACGAGGTGACCATCAGCCTGCTCGTGGCCGCGAAGAACCGCGAACTCCTCTACGACGTCAGCAAGTGGGGCGAGGACATCGGTATCGCCTCGAAGGCGACGTTCTCGCGGACGAAGACGAAACTCGAGGAGAACGACCTCATCGACACCGAGAAGGTGCCCATCGACGTCGGGCGACCGCGCCTCCGGCTCCTGCTGGGCGACGAGGAATTGCAGGACGCCGACATCGAGGAACTGGTCAGCGCCACGCATTCGGCGCTGGCCGCGGCCTGA